Proteins from a genomic interval of Labrus mixtus chromosome 24, fLabMix1.1, whole genome shotgun sequence:
- the LOC132959271 gene encoding DDRGK domain-containing protein 1-like, with protein MDIALYLIAAAVLIVLILFAVKIRSRTQEADEEQQRDVIRAAGPPQQAAGPPQQTAGERGAGMPRRRRNLAAVMAYREKEGEEMEQLKKVGAKKQMKLEEKQAKKAQREAEMEEREERKRMQELREQERQQEDERERLMERKQEEEERRAAEEQERREEEEYLKLKASFVVEEQGEEEQLTEDQSRNLLQEFIQHIESSKVVLLEDLASHFGMRTQDAINRLQDLLAEGSLKGVIDDRGKFISITPEELDSVARFIRQRGRVSITELAQASNSLINLQPESRSSA; from the exons CCGATGAGGAGCAACAGAGGGATGTTATCCGGGCGGCGGGGCCTCCTCAGCAGGCAGCGGGGCCTCCTCAGCAGACAGCGGGGGAGCGAGGAGCCGGGATGCCGCGCAGGAGGAGAAACCTCGCTGCAGTCATGGCgtacagagagaaggagggggaagAGATGGAGCAGCTGAAGAAAGTGGGCGCCAAGAAGCAGATgaagctggaggagaaacaggcCAAGAAAGCccagagagag gcggagatggaggagagggaggagaggaagaggatgcaGGAGctcagagagcaggagaggcagcaggaggatGAGAGAGAACGACTGATGGAGCGGAAACAG gaggaggaagagcgtcgtgctgcagaggagcaggagagacgcgaggaggaggagtactTAAAACTGAAAGCCTCCTTCGTCGTagaggagcagggagaggaggagcagctcaCCGAGGACCAG TCACGTAACCTGCTGCAGGAGTTCATCCAGCACATCgag AGCTCTAAGGTGGTTCTCCTCGAGGATTTGGCGTCTCACTTCGGGATGAGGACTCAGGACGCCATCAACAGACTGCAGGACCTGTTGGCTGAAGGATCCCTCAAAG GAGTGATTGACGACAGAGGGAAGTTTATCTCCATCACCCCGGAGGAGCTGGACTCTGTGGCTCGTTTCATCAGACAGAGAGGACGCGTGTCCATCACGGAGCTCGCTCAGGCCAGCAACTCTCTGATCAACCTGCAGCCCGAGAGCCGCAGCAGCGCCTAG
- the LOC132959270 gene encoding DDRGK domain-containing protein 1-like, producing MDIALYLIAAAVLIVLILFAVKIRSRTQEADEEQQRDVIRAAGPPQRAAEERGAGMPRRRRNLAAVMANRRPQRDAVEQEEEREEEEEEEEEGEEMEQLKKVGAKKQKKLEEKQAKKAQREAEMEEREERKRMQELREQERQQEDERERLMERKQEEEERRAAEEQERREEEEYLKLKASFVVEEQGEEEQLTEDQSRNLLQEFIQHIESSKVVLLEDLASHFGMRTQDAINRLQDLLAEGSLTGVIDDRGKFISITPEELDSVARFIRQRGRVSITELAQASNSLINLQPESRSSA from the exons ATGGACATCGCGCTGTATCTGATCGCTGCTGCGGTTCTCATCGTCCTCATCTTGTTCGCTGTGAAGATCCGGAGCAGAACACAGGAAG CTGATGAGGAGCAACAGAGGGATGTTATCCGGGCAGCAGGGCCTCCTCAGCGGGCAGCGGAGGAGCGAGGAGCCGGGATGCCGCGCAGGAGGAGAAACCTCGCTGCAGTCATGGCGAACAGACGACCGCAGAGAGACGCTGTAGAGCAGG AGGAGGAgcgtgaggaggaggaggaggaggaggaggagggggaagagatgGAGCAGCTGAAGAAAGTGGGCGCtaagaagcagaagaagctggaggagaaacaggcCAAGAAAGCccagagagag gcggagatggaggagagggaggagaggaagaggatgcaGGAGctcagagagcaggagaggcagcaggaggatGAGAGAGAACGACTGATGGAGCGGAAACAG gaggaggaagagcgtcgtgctgcagaggagcaggagagacgcgaggaggaggagtactTAAAACTGAAAGCCTCCTTCGTCGTagaggagcagggagaggaggagcagctcaCCGAGGACCAG TCACGTAACCTGCTGCAGGAGTTCATCCAGCACATCgag AGCTCTAAGGTGGTTCTCCTCGAGGATTTGGCGTCTCACTTCGGGATGAGGACTCAGGACGCCATCAACAGACTGCAGGACCTGTTGGCTGAAGGATCCCTCACAG GAGTGATTGACGACAGAGGGAAGTTTATCTCCATCACCCCGGAGGAGCTGGACTCTGTGGCTCGTTTCATCAGACAGAGAGGACGCGTGTCCATCACGGAGCTCGCTCAGGCCAGCAACTCTCTGATCAACCTGCAGCCCGAGAGCCGCAGCAGCGCCTAG